GGAAAAAaggaataaataaaagagaaaaataaaatatgtatttagAAAGTAAATGATCAAGAAGATAAAATACCATAAAAATCAGAAAAccagaaaaaaaaacaataaaccAGTGAATACAATTGCATCCTATAAATACACTAACTTATTTTTACACACCTATAAACTTATTCAACAAAACTATCAAAATAGCTATAATAACTAACTTCTTTATCCATTATTAGAAGCCGAAGAAAAGCATGTTCTTCATTCTCCTCCCTATGATCAATTAAACTCCTCATTCCGATGATTCTAAGTGTTATCTTCTAACATTCCTTCCAGGGGGTGAGATTAGAGAGGAGCTTTTTTGAATCAGTTGACACTAAGCATAGTTCATTTGTTTCATCTATCACACAAGCAGCAATACAAACAAAACCACCCAATTTTCAGAAGGAAATCAGAAGGGAACGGATAAACAGGATCAAAAACAATTACTGTTACTGGAACACAACATCTTATATCGAAAcaaaaaatccaattttcaaaatAGAATCAGAAAAGAACGCCCAAACAGGGACAAAAACAAATCTTGTTAATTGAAAGGAAACTTGAGTATCAAAGTAAACAAATATCAAAGAATCTGAAATAAGTCATAACCACTACATACCTACATCACAGGAAATTCGGACTGAACAGTGAAACACGTCACATGATGGAAGGGGACAGAGAAAGGACAGGGCCGCCGTAAAAATTCCCACCTAACTTGTTGTTTTCCAAGATAAGAGAGCGGCAGAGTGACATGAAGCCTAGGCTGATTTCCTTTTGAGAACTACCACCGATCTTTAAATGAATCTGACAAATCAGaccaaaaaaaatttgttcCCAGCATCCTTTTCCATGAACCCTAATCGCACAGGTAGCTATATCAATAAGGGTtaggaaaagaaagaaaccTGAAACACCAAGATATCATAGCCAAAAACAGATCCAAGATGGGGAAGAACTGGGAATGGAGATTGAAGCTTACCGAATGAATGGATTGATGAGAGTAAGGCTTGTCAGTCATTATCCACGCATCTACTGCTCTCAACTCTGTTCTTGCTTCTTCATCTTGATTCAATCCGTATTCTATAAAAATACTCTAACCAAATCGCCTTCAATGACGTATTTGGAGACTTCATCTCTAAGAGTGATGAGATCCTCTTCGCTGAGATCCTTAGTGACCTTGTTGTCCATGCTTATATCGCAGAGAATCTTGCGAGCTCTGCTCCTTCCGATTCCATGGATGTACTGTAGCGAGAACTCAATTTTCTTGTTGTTCGGAATCTCCACTCCGCCAACTCGAGCGCACTCTATGCTTAACTCTCTCACCTGAGCACACAAACTCAAAAGTAAACAAACAAATTTCAGAAATGTAAGGTAGAGTTTGTTTTATGTTACCTTGGGAGGGTTGAGAACAGGGAAATAGACGGCTCTGGAAAGAGGTCTAGGGTTTGAGATTAGGGCGAGAGAGGGAGCTATAGGCATCGCTAGCGTTTGTGCCATGCTCGAGTTGTTCTCCTTCTTTCTCTGCTGCTAAATAGAAGTAAGAgataaatagaaattaaaaccAAAAACAGCAAAATTGTCTCAACACAACTCCTCATTCCAATGTATTATATTAACATAACAACCCATAAAAGAAGCAAAAACTTTAGCATATAAAATATTAGAGCCACTAAATATATATCAGAAACCAATCTTTAACTTCAAAAAAAGCTAAAagctttttctctttctagaaTCAACCGGTTCTTCTCATTTCACTCATTCTAAAATATGCATTATCTCAAAAAAAAACATTACTAaaccacaaaaaaaaagaacaaattaaatataatttatataaatataagcaagaagaaaaataagtcCGGCAAGCTTCAGCTTTATATGAGGAAATTCAAATTATTAGCCTTATTAGCTTCTCTAATAAGCACCCAACCCCAATCTGGTTCAACAAAATACTATCTTAATTAGGAATATGAAAGCTAATAGAATTTAATTAAGCATAAAGCAGAGTTTGTTACACACAGAAAGCATATATATAAGAGGAAATAGGAAATGTAAAAGCATATATACTCCTACTACTGCATGTGGACAGTACTCTTAATGTGAAACAGATGAAAACACATAATCGGTGGCGTTCTGAATTAAGTAATTTCCacatagaaattaaaatttcacTAATTAATCAAGATCCATATTATGTATAGTTATGAGCAGTGAAATTAAGTAAAGGTGATATTGGGTCAGAGAGAGGGAGAATGAAGAGGTACGAACCAGGGATCGCTGGAATATTCGAAGAGCTTGCCTTTGGTAGAGAAGATGATGAGTGCGACTTCGGCAACGCATAGCACTGATATTTCGTTTGCCTTCTTCAGCAAACTTACCTATCTACCTATCCTCTGTAACATTGAATCTCCTTCAATCTCCTTATATTCAGCGCATTAAACCTCCTCTGAGAAAATCAATAAACACATCAATAAATTAAACTTTCTTCTTAATTAATTGAATGGTTTAAGCGAAAGGAAACTAACCAAATCGCCTTCAATGACGTATTTGGAGACTTCATCTTTAAGAGTGATGAGATCCTCTTCGCTGAGATCCTTAGTGACCTTGTTGTCCATGCTTATATCGCAGAGAATCTTGCGAGCTCTGCTCCTTCTGATTCCATGGATGTACTGTAGCGAGAACTCAATTCTCTTGTTGTTCGGAATCTCCACTCCGCCAACTCGAGCGCACTCTATGCTTAACTCTCTCACCTGAGCACAAAAATTCGAAAGTAAACAAACAAATTTCAGAAATGTAAGGTAGAGTTTGTTTTATGTTACCTTGGGAGGGTTGAGAACAGGGAAATAGACAGctctggaaagaggtctggagTTTGAGATTAGGGCGAGAGAGGGAGCTATAGGCATCGCTAGCGTTTGTGCCATGCTCgagttgttcttcttctttctctgctgctaaatagaagagataaatagaaattaaaaccAAAAGAAGCAAAATTGTCTCAACACAACTCCTCGTTCCAATGTATTATATTAACATAACAACCCATAAAAGAAGCAAAAACTTTAGCATATAAAATATTAGAACCACTAAATATATATCAGAAACCAATCTTTAACTTCAAAAAAAGCTAAAAGCTTTTTCTCTTTCTACAATCAACCGGTTCTTCTCATTTCACTCGTTCTAAAATATGCATCatctcaaaaaaaaaacattactaaaccacaaaaaaaagaacaaattaaatataatttatataaatataagcaagaagaaaaataagtcCGGCAAACTTCAGCTCTATATGAGGAAATTCAAATTATTAGCCTTATTAGCTTCTCTAATAAGCACCCAACCCCAATCTGGTTCAACAAAATACTATCTTAATTAGGAATGTGAAAgctaatcaaatttaattaagcATAAAGCAGAGTTTGTTACCCACAGAAAGCATATATATAAGAGGAAATAGGAAATGTAAAAGCATATATACTCCTACTACTGATATTTCGTTTGCCTTCAATCTCCATATATTCAGCACATTAAACCTCCTCTGAGAAAATCAATAAACACATCAATAAATTAAACTTTCTTCTTAATTAATTGAATGGTTTAAGCGAAAAGAAACTAACCAAATCGCTTTCAATGACGTATTTGGAGACTTCATCTCAGAGTGATGAGATCCTCTTCGCTGAGATCCTTAGTAACCTTGTTGTCCATGCTTATATCGCAGAGAATCTTGCGATCTCTGCTCCTTCCGATTCCATGGATGTACTGTAGCGAGAACTCAATTCTCTTGTTGTTCGGAATCTCCACTCCGCCAACTCGAGCGAATTCTATGCTTAACTCTCTCACCTGAGCACACAAATTCGAAGAAAAATATAAgcaataagaaaaattatttacaaatctaatttatataaatataagcaagaagaaaaattatttaacttaattttcttGTAGACGTTCTGAACTCATTTCTGTTTCCCTAACTGCGATGCAATCTCAGATCAAAATCTAGCTGGATACTCAATTAATCTCTTATCAATTTCACTCTTATCAAACAAATCCTAATAGACTATTTTGTCTTGCAATCTATATATCCATATGGAAGGTTGTAATTCTGTACCGGTGGCGTAAGTACTGAAGGCAACTCCATGTAGCATATGAACCCATTGAGACTCCAATGACATAGAACTGTGGTCCTAACTCTAACTGATCAGCAGATATATGCCTAGTTCATCTATTAGTTcctgtatatgtatatatacacGTTGAGTAACCTTATTCAGCATATGAATATCGTAATTGTATAGTACTACTATTCTGTTTAAGTTGAAAGGGAATGAGTAATTGTACTTGGGGTGCGAGAAAGTTCATCTCTTTGGAGCTTCCAAAACCATGGACAATAATGATCTTGTACTTTGCCACATCCTTAGAAACCCCTCTCAAGATAAGCCAGGTGCCTCCCATCTGAGTTTAATTCTTGGTGAAATCATAGCAAAATCATCTTGGTTTGGAGAAACAACCTTAGTCCCCTGAAACAAAAACCCAACAACATATATAATATTGAAACCATTAAGAATGAACAAATCTTATCAGTGTTTACCTGACAGAAACCTCTGCAGAGTTGTTTTGTCTGAGATTGTGATGGTTTCTTATCACTGAACAATAGTTTAAGGTGATGTCCGAATCTTTTCATCTGTTCTTGATGACTTAGTAGATCCAAGCTATGCTTTTTATTTCTGTGTGCACATCAAATATGAATGGAATGAAAACTGAATTTCGTTCATTTCGTTTGTTTAAATCAGagaaaatcaaacaaaaagcAATCGGATCATGGAATTCATGAATTGTTGCGATATGATGAAGGAAAAGGAACAAAAAGTAGACCTTTTGACAACGGAGAGGGATCCCTCGACATCCTTGCGGCTCTGCAAACGGTAATCgcagaaagaagagagagaaagcgttagagagagagatagagaatgGAATAGATGAAACGAAGGAGATTATAAAGGAACGAACCCATTGGGAGAGGTCGATGTTGAACTCGTAGAAGGTGACGTGTGCAGCGGTGATGAGGATTTCCTCGACGAAGGGATCGATGCGCTGAAGATCAGTGAGGTTGAGGAGCTTGGTGCTGTGCTGGTCGAGATTGGGATGAGCTTCCCGTTCTGAGACATTATGGAACCGCAAACACAAACCCTAGAATTTTGCGGGTTGGGTTTCGGCTTTTGATGTGTTCTATGCCTGAGAGTGAAAATGGAAAAGGGggcagggtttagggtttgaaACAGCGGGTTCTGCTGGCTTTTACCGGGAAGAAGGAGATCCATAGAGAAATTGATACACTGACACGATGAAGGAAGGAGGAGAGACAGAGAGTGAGAAGCTtagaagggagagagaaggagcAACGCAGAAACAGAGAGAATAGAATAACCTTTACCTTTAACAATCTATTcttcattattttatttcaaaataacATGAGGGCGACACCTGGCTTCATGAGCCACGGCAATTATACAAGTAGATATATATAGTTCAAACTTAAATAGAATCCATATAAGATTAACTTGCTCTGTTAATTGGGAAATAAAAAATCATTGTGTTCTAATTCTTCAGCTTCTCAGTGGATGAGTACTAACAGTTGataaatccaaaaaattttgttagtgacaataaaatatgtatagtatgttaacaattttataataaaaatattatatatatatatatatataattaattattattattattatatattaatatatttttaatatatttatattttatattttatacaagtaatttttgtgtatatataatatagttgttataattatatttgattattataaaatatgattaatgtttaaaatatttaattaataaattaaaacagtaaaataatttaaataataatatataatttaaaatttaaattttaaattttatattttaaaaattaatatttttagtaatacaattgaaatattattaaataattatttaaaatttgtctcacatataattcatttttaataatatttatagttaaagaattcttttaattaatgtatattATAAAAACAACTAAagctaatttaaaaaaataccgataaataaataatattttttgaattaatttttaataaaaaatattaatttcattcaaatttaaaaattaattattataatatatatttaatatgaaATTCTCTcactattaaatattaaaataaaattaaataaaaaattattatagaattaaatttattaatttaataaaaacaaataaatattatcatAATGTATTACTGAAGAAAATTTCAAATTGTACTTTCTCCCACAAATAGAACCGTCCCTGACTGCTAACACTAGCAGACGATGTGATCAAGTTCTTGCGTgcttttactaaaaactaaaaagggacGATAGCGACTATAAATAGTGCGACCTTTGTAAGTATTTTCCAAAATACTTCGTttgccaaattttttatttgagtgAGAATAGTCGCCGgagcttgaaaaaaaatttgaaagagcaaaaaattttaataaaaaattatataataatatttatattaaaataaaatttataaatataattattttattttaaaatttattattaacatgtaaaattatatataattaaaattaacacaaaataatttttatctttgattaataaaaaaatttgtttaggttaataagtcaatttaattttaaataaaaaattattttaaaaaaatcagtttgtacataaaaaaattagtttttgcacataaattttatttaaaaattaatattttatctaaaaatagaattttttaaaattaattttttatttaaattatataaaattaattataatttataaattattttttaatattttaaaaaattaattttatttttgataatatttatctcttaaaaattttaagatgacttatttttattattatttttattacaaattaaataatataatacaacAAAACAAagtcttaaatttttaataaaataaaaatatcaaaatttattaatgtaaaCAATGTTATACTATAATAGCATtaaatttgtaaaattgatttaaaaataaaataatactttttattAATAACTGATATTActatcattatatatataatttttattattttaataataaaaaatacataaaactatatgaaaattaatataatttagtgttaattttataataatttaatttataaattaatttaaaaatatgttatttgttattgatttaaaaatatgtcatttattatattaaatagagaaaataaaaatttaaaaaaataataaaaatagacataaaactcaatacataaattaaaagtatattaatttaattaaataaactaattttatttttttaaaataaaatattaataaatttacaaaaattttggagggtCATGACTCCTTTTACTTACACAAAGTTCCGCCGCTGAGTGAAGAGTAGAGCAGCCGAAGAGATATGaaagagaggagaagaagagtaataaaaaaatgtcgcataataataatattaaattattaatagacTAAATAACGACATGGACATATACATTGTGGATTATCTAAGTAAGCATGTTGCCAGGTGatagtttataatttttttattttcttaattatgaaattaattttttatatttatttttgtttaagtTAGTATAAATATAACTTGCATTGTTTGGATGTTAGTATTATTTTTAGCGGTCAAGATGattaagatttaaatttaaCATGTATTTATTTAGATTAAGGATAAGTTTGTTTAAATTAGTATAGATATACACTTAATGTATGTTAGCTTTAATTTTTAGTTGTAAAAGATATAccgatttaaatttaaaatttatttatttaaattagtggaatgaaaaataaattaataaaagttaTTTAGTATacatttattagtttttttaattattttcttaaaattagACTTATTTTTATTACGAGTgtgtatattatattattatcaagGAAGCGGATTTATATCTGTTTCCCCGGACAACAACAGCAAAATTTGAAAGAGAATTATGGTGCTATTTTTATTGTTAGCACACCAACGCAAACATTATAAATTccgtttttattttttgtgcagCGAACTTATAACTAATATTTAAAACAGTAAAATTATAATCgattatttgaataaatattaatttattttatttagataaaaatttataaaataatcatattttatcttctcaaataaaaaattaaaagatttaatTCCTACAAAACACGAACAAATTAagtgttaatattttttaatttatattgcaTTGAGATaatatttagttaatttttattttttattaaaatattagtctgtatttttttaaaaatatactaatagaACTTGTTGCTATTATTCGATAataaatcttttatttattaaatttaattaaattaatttaatataataaaattaattatgattaatattatttcaaaacttagtatttatttagttaaatttagttcataaaaaaaatttaaatacataatattACTCCTACATAATATAGGAAATAGTAATGCTTTAGAAGACACAAATTTTGATATACATCAGGTTGATATTCATTCTGTTAAATTTTGGTATAATTTTATTCATTacttaaatattattttcaccattaaatcaaatattaaaaataataatcgCCTTATTTATCAAGTTCATTaaatcaaatattaataaaaatattttttataaaaatatacaaatagactaaaaatttagatataaaataatataaataatgtCTTAATAtagtaatttttaatattttaaaattgtaaaaaatatacaaattagaccgtttaaaaaatatacaaattggaccgtttaatttgtgtttaaaaaattaaaaaatttggaaTATACAAATCGGACCGTCTAATTTCTATacttcaatttttaaaatttttttaacacaaattaGACGGTCCAATTTTTGTACTTATACCAATCAAATTAGACAGTCTAAATTTCTGtacttttaataatattaaactACTCTTCTATACTAGcccatgacaacaataaagaagtCTTGTGGTCTATAAATTCGGCCCAACAGAATACATAAATTCAGttctaattttagtttttattattttatcttatattatctttatgttatcttctctttttatcttatctttacttttatctttcataggacaatactttatatatatttagttttacctTCGTAGTTTACAACACTAcacttcaattcaattcaaatttatcaacaatcaataaaagtttgcatcttttcttttcctattttttcacaattttatcaAACAAATGAGACGATTCAAtttctat
This sequence is a window from Arachis stenosperma cultivar V10309 chromosome 10, arast.V10309.gnm1.PFL2, whole genome shotgun sequence. Protein-coding genes within it:
- the LOC130954550 gene encoding 30S ribosomal protein S13, chloroplastic-like isoform X2, with protein sequence MRCRSRTHHLLYQRQALRIFQRSLQRKKENNSSMAQTLAMPIAPSLALISNPRPLSRAVYFPVLNPPKVRELSIECARVGGVEIPNNKKIEFSLQYIHGIGRSRARKILCDISMDNKVTKDLSEEDLITLRDEVSKYVIEGDLVRVFL
- the LOC130956814 gene encoding 30S ribosomal protein S13, chloroplastic-like encodes the protein MPIAPSLALISNSRPLSRAVYFPVLNPPKVRELSIECARVGGVEIPNNKRIEFSLQYIHGIRRSRARKILCDISMDNKVTKDLSEEDLITLKDEVSKYVIEGDLRRFNALNIRRLKEIQCYRG
- the LOC130954550 gene encoding 30S ribosomal protein S13, chloroplastic-like isoform X1, with the translated sequence MRCRSRTHHLLYQRQALRIFQRSLQQRKKENNSSMAQTLAMPIAPSLALISNPRPLSRAVYFPVLNPPKVRELSIECARVGGVEIPNNKKIEFSLQYIHGIGRSRARKILCDISMDNKVTKDLSEEDLITLRDEVSKYVIEGDLVRVFL